One window from the genome of Enterobacter asburiae encodes:
- a CDS encoding NADP-dependent oxidoreductase yields MNQPVSQNRRWVLASRPQGAPVAENFRLETQPVPAPVEGQLLLRTVWLSLDPYMRGRMSDAPSYSPPVELGAVMVGGTVSRVEQSNHPDFKAGEWVLGYSGWQEYELSDGSGLVKLGENPSHPSWALGILGMPGFTAYMGLLDIGQPKAGETLVVAAATGPVGATVGQIGKIKGCRVVGVAGGAEKCRHAVEVLGFDLCLDHHAADFAEQLKRACPNGIDVYYENVGGKVFDAVLPLLNTSARVPVCGLVSGYNATGLPEGPDRLPLLMATILKKRIRMQGFIIGQDYGHRIKEFQEAMGRWVQEGKIHYREQVTDGLENAPEALIGLLEGRNFGKVVIRVASDNK; encoded by the coding sequence ATGAATCAACCTGTTTCGCAAAATCGCCGCTGGGTACTGGCCTCTCGTCCACAGGGTGCGCCGGTCGCGGAAAATTTTCGTCTCGAAACGCAGCCTGTTCCCGCACCCGTTGAGGGGCAGCTTTTGCTGCGCACCGTCTGGCTGTCGCTGGACCCTTACATGCGGGGCCGCATGAGCGATGCGCCATCCTATTCACCGCCGGTTGAGCTGGGCGCGGTGATGGTGGGGGGAACGGTTAGCCGCGTTGAACAGTCAAATCATCCCGACTTCAAAGCCGGGGAGTGGGTGCTGGGCTACAGCGGCTGGCAGGAGTATGAACTCTCAGACGGCAGCGGCCTGGTGAAGCTGGGCGAAAATCCGTCACACCCTTCCTGGGCGCTGGGTATTCTGGGCATGCCGGGCTTTACCGCCTATATGGGGTTGCTGGATATCGGGCAGCCAAAAGCGGGTGAAACGCTGGTGGTCGCCGCGGCGACAGGCCCGGTTGGCGCGACCGTCGGGCAGATCGGCAAAATCAAAGGTTGCCGGGTGGTCGGCGTCGCCGGTGGTGCTGAAAAATGCCGCCATGCCGTTGAGGTTCTCGGGTTTGACCTGTGTCTGGATCATCACGCGGCCGATTTTGCCGAACAGCTGAAGCGCGCCTGTCCGAACGGGATTGATGTCTATTATGAAAACGTCGGCGGGAAAGTGTTTGACGCCGTGCTGCCATTACTGAATACCTCCGCGCGCGTGCCGGTGTGCGGCCTGGTGAGCGGCTACAATGCGACGGGCCTGCCCGAGGGGCCGGATCGTCTGCCGCTCCTGATGGCAACCATCCTGAAGAAACGCATTCGTATGCAGGGCTTTATCATCGGTCAGGACTACGGGCACCGCATTAAAGAGTTCCAGGAAGCGATGGGACGCTGGGTGCAGGAAGGCAAAATTCACTATCGTGAACAGGTCACGGACGGGCTGGAGAACGCGCCCGAGGCGCTGATTGGCCTGCTTGAAGGGCGTAACTTCGGCAAAGTCGTGATTCGCGTCGCGAGTGACAATAAATAA
- the yncE gene encoding 7-bladed beta-propeller protein YncE, which translates to MSLRHLCSPRLSLSLLSATLLLAGTFQVHAAEEVLRKAVGKGAYEMAVSQQENALWVATSQSRKTDKGGVIYRLDPVTLDVTQAIHSDLKPFGATLDGATQTLWFGNTINGAVTAIDAKTGDVKGRLVLDNRQRSETVKPLQPRQLVADDASNTIYITGVGKESVIWVVDGATLKLKETIANTGTYSTGLALDAQAKRLYTTNADGELVTIDTATNKILSRKKVQDDGKEHFYLNLSLDTAGQRAFLTDSKQPEVLVVSLKDGSVIEKIAAPESLAVLFNPVRNEAYVTHREAGKVSVIDAKTYKVTKTFDTPVYPNSLALSADGKTLYVTVKQKSTRQQEATQPDDVIRIAL; encoded by the coding sequence ATGTCTTTACGTCATCTGTGCTCGCCGCGTCTGAGCCTGTCACTGCTGTCTGCCACTTTACTGCTTGCCGGGACGTTCCAGGTGCATGCCGCCGAAGAGGTGCTGCGTAAAGCGGTGGGCAAAGGGGCGTATGAAATGGCCGTCAGCCAGCAGGAAAATGCGCTGTGGGTGGCGACGTCACAAAGCCGCAAAACCGATAAGGGCGGGGTTATCTATCGCCTTGATCCGGTCACGCTGGACGTGACGCAGGCGATTCATAGCGATCTCAAACCCTTTGGTGCCACTCTCGACGGCGCGACGCAAACCCTGTGGTTTGGCAATACCATCAACGGCGCGGTGACGGCCATCGATGCGAAAACGGGCGACGTGAAAGGGCGTCTTGTGCTCGATAATCGCCAGCGCAGTGAAACCGTCAAACCGCTGCAGCCGCGCCAGCTGGTGGCGGATGACGCGAGCAACACGATTTACATCACCGGTGTTGGCAAAGAGAGCGTGATTTGGGTAGTGGATGGCGCAACGCTGAAGCTGAAAGAGACCATTGCCAATACCGGGACCTACAGCACAGGCCTGGCGCTGGATGCGCAGGCGAAACGCCTCTATACCACGAATGCGGACGGCGAGCTGGTAACCATTGATACGGCCACGAACAAAATCCTGAGCCGTAAAAAAGTACAGGATGACGGTAAAGAGCACTTCTATCTGAACCTGAGCCTCGACACTGCCGGTCAGCGTGCCTTCCTGACCGATTCAAAACAGCCGGAAGTGCTGGTGGTGAGCCTGAAAGACGGCAGCGTGATCGAGAAAATCGCCGCGCCGGAGTCCCTGGCCGTCCTGTTTAACCCGGTCCGCAATGAAGCCTATGTGACGCACCGTGAAGCCGGTAAGGTGAGCGTGATTGACGCGAAAACCTACAAGGTGACCAAAACGTTCGATACGCCGGTTTACCCGAACAGCCTGGCACTCTCTGCCGATGGTAAAACGCTGTATGTGACGGTGAAACAGAAGTCGACTCGCCAGCAGGAAGCCACTCAGCCTGACGACGTCATTCGTATCGCGCTGTAA
- the ansP gene encoding L-asparagine permease has translation MKTSNKSAADHHAAKRRWLNSHEEGYHKAMGNRQVQMIAIGGAIGTGLFLGAGARLQMAGPALALVYLVCGIFSFFILRALGELVLHRPSSGSFVSYAREFLGEKAAYVAGWMYFVNWAMTGIVDITAVALYMHYWGAFGDVPQWVFALGALAIVGTMNMIGVKWFAEMEFWFALVKVLAIVIFLVVGTVFLGSGKPLDGNATGFHLITDNGGFFPHGLLPALVLVQGVVFAFASIELVGTAAGECKDPQTMVPKAINSVIWRIGLFYVGSVVLLVLLLPWTAYQAGQSPFVTFFSKLGVPYVGSIMNIVVLTAALSSLNSGLYSTGRILRSMSMGGSAPKFMSKMSKQQVPYAGILATLVVYVFGVFLNYLVPSRVFEIVLNVAALGIIASWAFIVVCQMRLRKAIKEGKAADVSFKMPGAPVTSWLTLLFLFSVLVLMAFDYPNGTYTIATIPLLAVLLIAGWFGVRKRVHEIHSTAPVHHDDEKHDAPLVEETSR, from the coding sequence ATGAAAACAAGCAATAAAAGCGCAGCCGATCATCATGCTGCTAAACGTCGCTGGTTGAACTCCCACGAAGAGGGCTACCACAAAGCGATGGGCAACCGTCAGGTTCAAATGATCGCCATCGGCGGCGCTATCGGAACGGGTCTGTTTTTAGGTGCGGGTGCGCGTCTGCAAATGGCTGGCCCGGCTCTCGCCCTGGTCTATCTGGTGTGCGGGATCTTCTCTTTCTTCATTCTACGCGCGCTGGGCGAACTGGTACTGCATCGCCCTTCCAGCGGAAGCTTCGTCTCTTACGCCCGTGAATTCCTCGGTGAAAAAGCGGCCTACGTTGCGGGCTGGATGTACTTCGTCAACTGGGCGATGACCGGTATCGTCGACATCACCGCCGTTGCGCTGTACATGCACTACTGGGGCGCGTTTGGCGATGTGCCGCAGTGGGTCTTTGCGCTCGGCGCGCTGGCGATTGTCGGCACCATGAACATGATCGGCGTGAAGTGGTTCGCGGAGATGGAGTTCTGGTTTGCGCTGGTTAAAGTGCTGGCCATTGTGATTTTCCTGGTCGTGGGTACCGTCTTCCTCGGCAGCGGCAAGCCGCTGGACGGCAATGCCACCGGCTTCCACCTGATAACCGATAACGGCGGTTTCTTCCCGCACGGTCTGCTGCCTGCGCTGGTGCTGGTTCAGGGCGTGGTGTTCGCCTTCGCCTCCATCGAACTGGTGGGCACCGCAGCAGGTGAATGTAAAGATCCGCAGACGATGGTGCCAAAAGCCATCAACAGCGTGATCTGGCGTATCGGTCTGTTCTACGTCGGTTCCGTGGTGCTGCTGGTTCTGCTGCTGCCATGGACTGCCTATCAGGCGGGTCAGAGTCCATTTGTGACCTTCTTCTCTAAGCTGGGCGTACCTTACGTTGGCAGCATCATGAACATCGTGGTTCTGACGGCAGCGCTCTCCAGCCTGAACTCCGGCCTTTACTCTACCGGTCGTATCCTGCGCTCAATGTCGATGGGCGGTTCCGCTCCGAAGTTCATGTCGAAGATGAGCAAGCAGCAGGTTCCCTATGCGGGGATTCTGGCAACGCTGGTGGTTTACGTCTTTGGCGTGTTCCTGAACTATCTGGTGCCGTCCCGCGTCTTTGAGATCGTTCTGAACGTGGCTGCACTGGGGATTATCGCCTCCTGGGCCTTTATTGTGGTCTGCCAGATGCGTCTGCGCAAAGCGATCAAAGAAGGCAAAGCGGCTGATGTGAGCTTCAAAATGCCGGGCGCACCGGTGACCTCCTGGCTCACCCTGCTGTTCCTGTTCAGCGTGCTAGTGCTGATGGCGTTCGACTACCCGAACGGTACCTACACCATCGCGACCATTCCGCTGCTGGCGGTACTGCTGATTGCTGGCTGGTTCGGCGTGCGTAAGCGCGTTCACGAGATCCACAGCACCGCGCCGGTTCATCACGATGATGAAAAACACGACGCGCCGCTGGTAGAAGAAACCTCGCGTTAA
- a CDS encoding GntR family transcriptional regulator, whose translation MLDLDHLEKAQRISLTMQVELSLKGALITGSLKPGARLITKEIADKLGTSITPVREALLRLVSSGALHATPAQAFLVPEVTLERYNEINAIRKQLEPMAVAAACQNMSEQKLETLRKMSEAFHEAMRNGNVQQALHANRVFRFTLYQYAEMPTLNALIEQLWVRIGPCINYLHQELNDIKEATYHYDELLSALERRDAHASQKAIEKLIDEANTLLQRQYFN comes from the coding sequence ATGCTTGATTTGGATCACTTAGAAAAAGCCCAAAGGATCAGTCTTACCATGCAAGTTGAACTCAGTTTGAAAGGCGCGTTAATTACGGGCTCCCTCAAACCTGGGGCACGACTGATTACGAAAGAGATTGCCGATAAATTAGGAACCAGTATTACCCCGGTTCGCGAGGCGCTTTTGCGTCTGGTGTCATCAGGGGCGTTACACGCCACGCCCGCGCAGGCATTTCTGGTTCCGGAGGTGACGCTGGAGCGTTATAACGAGATTAACGCCATCAGAAAACAGCTTGAGCCGATGGCGGTTGCCGCAGCCTGCCAGAATATGTCTGAACAAAAGCTGGAGACGTTGCGCAAAATGTCAGAAGCATTCCATGAGGCCATGCGCAACGGAAACGTTCAGCAGGCGCTTCATGCAAATCGCGTCTTCCGCTTTACGCTTTATCAGTATGCGGAAATGCCGACGCTTAATGCCTTAATTGAACAGCTCTGGGTGCGCATCGGGCCGTGCATTAACTATCTGCACCAGGAGCTTAATGACATTAAAGAAGCGACGTATCACTATGACGAGCTGCTTTCAGCCCTGGAACGCCGGGATGCCCACGCCAGCCAGAAGGCGATAGAAAAGTTGATTGATGAAGCGAATACGCTTTTACAGCGACAATACTTTAACTGA
- the pqqU gene encoding TonB-dependent receptor PqqU yields the protein MKIISARKASLPLLLVPVTFAPLTAMSAEEQTMIVSATPQTVSELDTPAAVSVVNGDDMRHAAPRINLSESLGSVPGLQIQNRQNYAQDLQLSMRGFGARSTFGVRGIRMYVDGIPATMPDGQGQTSNIDLSSVESVEVLRGPFSALYGNASGGVININTQTGQQPPTIEASSYYGSYGTWRYGMKATGAMGDGTHAGDVDYTVSTTRFTTKGYRDHSGARKNLANAKLGVRIDDVSKLTLIFNSVDMKANDPGGLSYQEWQNNPRQSPRGDQYNTRKTIKQTQAGLRYDRQLSAQDDLSVMMYAGEREMTQYQSIPYQPQLKASHSGGVIDMQRHYQGIDTRWTHRGELLVPVTFTTGLNYENLSEDRRGYENFVMNNGVPDYGVKGDKRRNERNLMWNVDPYLQSSWQLTQKLSVDAGVRYSSVWFDSNDHYVTPGNGDDSGDASYHKWLPAGSVKYAVTDAWNLYAAAGRGFETPTINELSYRADNQGGLNIGLKPSTNNTYEVGSKTRIGNGLVTAALFRTDTDDEIVVDASSGGRTSYKNAGKTRRQGVEVSLDQQFAENWKLKLAWTYLDATYRTNVCSDADCNGNRMPGIARNMGYASFGWQPEEGWYAGSDVRYMSDIMADDENTAKAPSYTVVGLNTGYKFNYGNWGMDVFGRVDNLFDKEYAGSVIVNESNGRYYEPAPGRNYGVGLSVSYRFE from the coding sequence ATGAAAATCATTTCTGCCCGTAAGGCTTCTCTCCCGCTGCTGCTGGTTCCCGTTACTTTCGCGCCGCTAACCGCAATGAGCGCGGAGGAACAGACCATGATCGTCAGCGCCACGCCGCAAACCGTATCGGAGCTGGATACCCCGGCCGCGGTCAGCGTCGTCAACGGCGATGACATGCGCCACGCCGCGCCTCGCATCAACCTGTCTGAATCCCTCGGCAGCGTCCCGGGACTGCAAATTCAGAACCGCCAGAACTATGCTCAGGATCTCCAGCTTTCAATGCGTGGATTCGGCGCACGCTCAACGTTTGGCGTGCGCGGTATCCGTATGTACGTCGACGGTATCCCTGCCACCATGCCGGACGGTCAGGGCCAGACCTCCAATATCGATCTCTCCAGCGTGGAGAGCGTTGAAGTGCTGCGCGGCCCCTTCTCTGCCCTGTACGGCAACGCCTCTGGCGGGGTGATTAACATCAACACCCAGACCGGGCAGCAGCCGCCGACCATTGAAGCCAGCAGCTATTACGGCAGCTACGGTACCTGGCGCTACGGCATGAAGGCCACCGGTGCGATGGGTGACGGCACCCACGCGGGCGATGTGGATTACACCGTTTCCACCACCCGCTTCACCACCAAAGGCTACCGTGACCACAGCGGCGCGCGGAAGAACCTGGCCAACGCCAAATTGGGTGTGCGGATTGATGACGTCAGCAAGCTGACGCTGATTTTCAACAGCGTGGACATGAAGGCCAACGATCCGGGCGGGCTGAGCTATCAGGAGTGGCAGAATAATCCGCGTCAGTCTCCGCGCGGCGATCAGTACAACACCCGCAAGACCATCAAGCAGACCCAGGCCGGTCTGCGCTACGATCGCCAGCTCAGCGCGCAGGACGACCTCAGCGTGATGATGTACGCCGGTGAGCGTGAAATGACGCAGTACCAGTCGATTCCCTATCAGCCGCAGCTAAAAGCCTCCCACTCCGGCGGGGTGATTGATATGCAGCGTCATTATCAGGGCATCGATACCCGCTGGACACACCGCGGCGAGCTGCTGGTGCCGGTGACGTTTACTACCGGCCTGAACTACGAAAACCTGAGCGAAGATCGTCGCGGATACGAGAACTTCGTGATGAACAACGGCGTGCCGGACTATGGCGTGAAGGGTGACAAGCGTCGAAACGAACGTAACCTGATGTGGAACGTCGATCCTTACCTGCAAAGCAGCTGGCAGCTGACGCAAAAACTGTCGGTGGATGCGGGGGTGCGCTACAGCTCGGTCTGGTTTGATTCCAACGACCATTACGTTACGCCGGGCAACGGCGATGACAGCGGTGACGCGAGCTACCACAAGTGGCTCCCGGCGGGCTCCGTGAAGTACGCGGTAACGGACGCATGGAACCTTTACGCTGCCGCAGGGCGTGGATTCGAGACGCCAACCATCAACGAACTCTCCTACCGCGCCGATAACCAGGGCGGTCTGAACATTGGCCTGAAGCCGTCCACCAACAACACGTACGAAGTGGGCAGCAAAACCCGCATTGGCAATGGCCTGGTGACCGCCGCCCTGTTCCGCACCGATACGGATGATGAGATCGTGGTGGATGCCAGCTCTGGCGGACGTACCAGCTATAAAAATGCCGGTAAAACCCGTCGTCAGGGTGTGGAAGTTTCCCTCGACCAGCAGTTTGCTGAGAACTGGAAGCTGAAGCTGGCGTGGACCTACCTGGACGCGACCTACCGCACCAACGTCTGCAGCGACGCAGACTGTAACGGTAATCGTATGCCGGGCATCGCCCGCAACATGGGCTACGCTTCGTTTGGCTGGCAGCCGGAGGAAGGCTGGTACGCAGGCTCTGACGTCCGCTATATGAGCGATATCATGGCCGACGACGAGAACACGGCGAAAGCGCCATCGTATACGGTGGTCGGGCTGAACACCGGGTATAAATTCAACTACGGCAACTGGGGCATGGACGTCTTTGGCCGCGTCGATAACCTGTTCGATAAAGAGTACGCGGGATCGGTTATTGTCAACGAGTCCAACGGGCGTTATTACGAACCAGCACCAGGCCGTAACTACGGGGTCGGGCTGTCGGTCTCTTATCGATTCGAGTAA